A single region of the Salvia miltiorrhiza cultivar Shanhuang (shh) chromosome 8, IMPLAD_Smil_shh, whole genome shotgun sequence genome encodes:
- the LOC131001601 gene encoding protein MID1-COMPLEMENTING ACTIVITY 1: MSSWEHFGEIANIAQLAGLDAVKLIGMIVKAANTARMHKQNCRQFARHLKLIGNLLESLKISEMKKYPETREPLEQLEDALRRSYILVNSCQDRSYFYLLAMGWNIVYQFRKAQNEIDRYLKIIPLITLVDNARVRERVEMIEMDQHEYTLDEEDRKVQNVILKRGQSQHDAIVLKKTLSCSYPNMPVDEAIRKENQKLQLELQHSQANLDVGQCEVIQHLLEVTETVAATSLPDKGSFEKESKVEEAYADVNNEKQRSYSNNSGKPAPSRNTSSVSSTHELLSSKGSHDEWHSDLLGCCSEPLLCIKTLFFPCGTLSRIASVAANRHISAAETCNDLMAYSLILSCCCYTCCIRRKLRKVLNIKGGLVDDFLSHLMCCCCALVQEWREVEGREVKGVEKTETNPPAIQYIEY, encoded by the exons ATGTCTTCATGGGAGCATTTTGGGGAAATTGCCAACATAGCCCAACTAGCGGGATTAGATGCGGTGAAGCTGATTGGAATGATAGTGAAGGCTGCCAACACAGCAAGAATGCACAAGCAGAACTGCAGGCAGTTTGCACGGCATCTGAAGCTGATTGGTAACTTGTTGGAGTCTCTGAAGATTTCGGAGATGAAGAAGTATCCAGAAACTCGAGAGCCGTTGGAGCAGCTGGAGGATGCATTGAGGAGGTCTTACATTCTGGTTAACAGTTGCCAGGATCGGAGTTACTTCTATCTGCTGGCCATGGGATGGAACATTGTCTATCAGTTCAGGAAGGCTCAGAATGAGATTGATCGATATTTGAAGATCATACCTCTCATTACCCTTGTTGATAATGCTCGTGTTCGG GAACGGGTTGAAATGATTGAAATGGATCAACACGAGTATACACTTGATGAAGAGGATAGGAAGGTGCAAAATGTGATTCTCAAACGCGGACAATCACAACATGATGCCATTGTTTTGAAGAAAACCCTTTCTTGTTCCTACCCAAATATGCCTGTTGATGAGGCCATACGGAAGGAAAACCAGAAGCTTCAATTAGAACTGCAACATTCACAAGCTAATTTGGATGTTGGCCAGTGTGAAGTGATTCAGCATCTGCTTGAAGTTACTGAAACTGTTGCAGCTACTTCTTTGCCGGACAAAGGTTCGTTTGAGAAAGAATCAAAGGTTGAGGAGGCTTATGCAGATGTCAACAATGAAAAGCAACGTAGTTACTCTAACAACAGTGGAAAACCAGCACCTTCAAG GAACACATCTTCTGTTTCCTCTACACATGAGTTGCTCTCGTCTAAAGGTTCACATGATGAATGGCATTCAGATTTACTTGGCTGCTGTTCAGAACCTCTTCTTT GCATAAAAACCTTGTTTTTTCCTTGTGGCACATTGTCAAGAATTGCTTCAGTGGCAGCTAATAGACACATAT CCGCTGCAGAGACATGCAACGACCTGATGGCGTATTCTTTAATACTGTCGTGCTGCTGCTACACTTGTTGCATCAGAAGGAAACTCCGGAAAGTACTCAACATCAAG GGAGGCTTAGTTGATGATTTTCTGTCGCATCTGATGTGCTGCTGCTGTGCCCTTGTCCAAGAATGGCGTGAAGTCGAGGGTCGTGAAGTTAAAG GTGTCGAGAAAACGGAAACAAATCCACCAGCTATACAATACATAGAATACTAG